GCGCGGGTCTGCTTGAGGTAGGCGAGGAACTCCTCCATGAAGCGTTCCTTCTCCTCCTGCCGCGGCGTGCTCACCTCGCCCGAGGGCAGGTAGAGGCTGGCCACGGTGATGCCGGGCAGGCCGTCGGCGGCGGGGAGGTCGATCTCGACGTAGCGGCCGGAGGCGTCGAACTCGGCCGAGCCGAACCCTATCTGCGTCCGGGTCGGCGCGACGCGGGTGTAGAGGGCGACGCCGGCGCGGCCCTTCGCGGCGGCGGGGGCGAACAGCGGGGCCTGCCAGCCGGCCGGCGCGCGCAGGGCGGCGGGGACCTGGTCGGCCTCGGCGCGGACCTCCTGCAGGCACACGACTTGGGCGTCGGTGGCGGCGAGCCAGGCGTCGAAGCCCTTGGTCGAGGCCGCGCGCAGCCCGTTGACGTTGACGGTGGTGATTTTGATCATGGTGCTCCTGCCGATGTCGCCCTCGCCCGGGCCGTCCCCGCGCCGGGCATCCACCATTGTGCACGCCGCCACCGACAGACCGGGCCGGAACGCCGCCGTCGGCCGAG
This genomic window from Actinospica robiniae DSM 44927 contains:
- a CDS encoding exodeoxyribonuclease III; this encodes MIKITTVNVNGLRAASTKGFDAWLAATDAQVVCLQEVRAEADQVPAALRAPAGWQAPLFAPAAAKGRAGVALYTRVAPTRTQIGFGSAEFDASGRYVEIDLPAADGLPGITVASLYLPSGEVSTPRQEEKERFMEEFLAYLKQTRARLEAEGRELVVCGDWNIAHREADLKNWKTNQKVAGFLPSERAWLDRVFGEAGYVDVMRALHPDAVGPYSWWSYRGRAFDNDAGWRIDYQIATPGLAKLAKTAVVERAVDHPSRWSDHAPVAVVYGA